The nucleotide sequence CAAGCCCAGTGATGTCCGGGCGATCCTTCAAGACGGCTTCCAATGCTTCGAACGGCACATGCCCTTCGAAGACATATCCATCCGCTTCAATGGTGTGACAGGAGGCGAGCTCAAGCGGTATTCCGCGTTCTGACTTCTGCGCCTCTGGGTCGGTCAGTTCCTCGACGGTGACGGTGTAACCGCGCGTGCGGGCTAGGTCAGCCCAGGCGTGACAGCACCCGCAGCCGGGCGAAGCGAGAACACGCATAGATGTGCCAGCACTTGCAGGCAGGCCAGCCATGACAAGAACTGTTGCAGATAGGGTGGTGAAGTGACGACGTGTGATCATGTCTGTCGGTCCTTTGATTTGAAAGTTGAATGGACTGCGGGCTAGCGCCCGTCGCCGTTCAGACTTTCGGAGGACCGGTGGGGACAGCCAGCGTTAGGTTTGCAAAGTCGAAATCAGCGTACAGAACACTCACAACCGATCTGCTCGCGGGATTGTTCTGCAAAATAGCAGAGGTGGCCGCGAGATCGCCAAAACAGGGCATTGACCCCATGCCGCTGGTCGCGTCGCAGCAGTCGGCGAGCGCCTCCTCTGCATCGGCCAAAGGATCGCTTTCTGACATTTGGGCGTGGTGGTCCGCGTGATCCGATCCATGGTTCAGGCCATGCATCACAGACGCGGTGGAGGCACCGGCGAATGCAACAACAAGAATGAACGACAGAACAAAGCGAAACATGTTCAATACCTACCGGGGGTATAGGGCTTTGACAAGTCACGAGGATTTGTCGCCGTAATCGCGCCTAATCGCATCCGTTATGGCTACGCCACATCTGCGGGTCATGCCCCTCAGGAACAGAGGCACAGGGATCATCTGAATAGCCGCGCAAGACCGAGTACTGGCTGACTTGGGCGTCTGTCAGCAATGGCAAGGCCAACAAATGTGCATTCAAATGAACAAGGCGGAGAGCTGCCAGTGCTTGACCTGCTTCGGCCACCAATCGTTCAAGCGCCTCAGCATCCGGTGCGCCTTTTTGAAAAGCTTCGTCCAGCGCTCGTTCTGCC is from uncultured Litoreibacter sp. and encodes:
- a CDS encoding DUF411 domain-containing protein, producing MITRRHFTTLSATVLVMAGLPASAGTSMRVLASPGCGCCHAWADLARTRGYTVTVEELTDPEAQKSERGIPLELASCHTIEADGYVFEGHVPFEALEAVLKDRPDITGLAVPGMPMGSPGMGDDPSARFDVIAFGGEAGTGTMYYRAGTAHPFDT